From Haloglomus litoreum, the proteins below share one genomic window:
- a CDS encoding NYN domain-containing protein — protein sequence MGLLDGLFGGGTDRVALFVDGPNVLRSEFDTDLDEVRAAAAAMGRPVITRVYLDEQASSGLIQAAEARGYEVVITSGDVDVKLAVDAATTVTDGDCDVLAVASRDTDFKPVLELAARRGCRTLAIAPGTHGRSDALRNAAHEAVTLGE from the coding sequence ATGGGACTCCTCGACGGACTGTTCGGCGGCGGCACGGACCGCGTCGCGCTGTTCGTCGACGGTCCGAACGTCCTCCGGAGCGAGTTCGACACGGACCTCGACGAGGTCCGGGCGGCCGCCGCCGCGATGGGGCGGCCCGTCATCACCCGCGTCTACCTCGACGAGCAGGCCTCCTCGGGGCTCATCCAGGCCGCCGAGGCCCGGGGGTACGAGGTCGTCATCACCAGCGGGGACGTGGACGTGAAGCTCGCCGTGGACGCCGCCACGACCGTCACCGACGGCGACTGCGACGTGCTCGCGGTCGCCTCCCGGGACACCGATTTCAAGCCCGTCCTGGAGCTGGCGGCCCGGCGCGGCTGCCGGACGCTGGCCATCGCCCCGGGGACCCACGGTCGCTCGGACGCGCTGCGGAACGCCGCTCACGAGGCCGTCACGCTCGGTGAGTGA
- a CDS encoding Hsp20/alpha crystallin family protein, translated as MNAFREALRELPETVFADLLESDDAHRVVMDLPGATADTVDVSIDGGRLRIEARRAKDVPAEFSYLEEGRSLFLDAELPLPPNAGDEGATASMNRGVLTVTLPKRGAAGETRVPVEDA; from the coding sequence ATGAACGCGTTCCGCGAGGCCCTGCGCGAGCTCCCGGAGACGGTGTTCGCGGACCTGCTCGAGAGCGACGATGCCCACCGCGTCGTGATGGACCTGCCCGGCGCCACGGCGGACACGGTGGACGTCTCCATCGACGGCGGGCGCCTCCGCATCGAGGCCCGTCGGGCCAAGGACGTCCCCGCGGAGTTCTCGTACCTGGAGGAGGGCCGGTCGCTGTTCCTGGACGCCGAGCTGCCGCTGCCGCCGAACGCCGGCGACGAGGGCGCCACCGCCTCCATGAACCGGGGTGTCCTCACGGTGACGCTCCCGAAGCGGGGCGCGGCGGGCGAGACGCGGGTGCCTGTCGAGGACGCGTAA
- a CDS encoding metallophosphoesterase family protein, producing MERRTFLRTVGASAGALAGAGGAGSAAANGDGEAEQNPTPVDGSEAYAPKVNEIRSPLSGVPEVVEAGETLRVELDANAGPFGMVEARLEPSFGGSAEIGLDGGEPLDGATSRIWNSDAEVEGSEAHDDEGQYEQVVVFEFEVPSLDSSPAFTPDLYDLVVTWEASVTSPTGGEDRQPRAVSVRESIPETLDVAVIADPQIGDPRALQSGFTEAQDEQSPEPFVQRARRVFGDRPDNRWAATRRAIAEVNALDPDIVLMAGDLCLGQDVPGKFYAEFEDAWDVMNRVQAPTFITCGNHDAYVQSGTDGKALYRETFGPPSYSVAIGDVAQVVAVDTFDWSYLDRLGASAAVSTYGGQVRDAQLAWLREELGRVADTDRSVLAVGHHNPSWVPDPKNRAYDETDGEPGAEQFARGARIVDSGQRWTGENAFALRRLFDETGVDAFFCGHSHQDRVARSLANWKDAPEDAYVDVYTAGNPADIVAALNSPDAPPELGSHYARQTYESTGGETTDRVENYPNPSVERAAPGTADAADLIADIHDTSKGTLYVNVASTMSSTGEYWGYRQFDYDTTAGGLDPQRFRYPVSPGFLDVRAVNPGRWDASQDAVGLYSTPSYLLGVTDEGSANSPNGRTVTVSNEQTVAREGAVTVSTTAENPTVEGGTVVWRRDADPQTDIKVAFTVPPGEETSFTVTGESPGQGGGQGR from the coding sequence ATGGAACGACGTACGTTTCTCAGAACGGTGGGTGCGAGCGCGGGGGCGCTCGCCGGCGCTGGTGGTGCCGGGTCCGCGGCGGCGAACGGGGACGGCGAGGCCGAACAGAACCCGACGCCGGTCGACGGCTCGGAGGCGTACGCCCCGAAGGTCAACGAGATCCGGTCGCCGCTCTCGGGCGTGCCCGAGGTGGTCGAGGCTGGCGAGACGCTCCGGGTGGAACTCGACGCGAACGCGGGACCGTTCGGGATGGTCGAGGCCCGTCTGGAGCCGAGTTTCGGTGGGTCAGCGGAGATAGGGCTCGACGGCGGCGAGCCCCTGGACGGCGCGACGAGTCGCATCTGGAACTCGGACGCCGAGGTCGAGGGCTCCGAGGCCCACGACGACGAGGGACAGTACGAGCAGGTCGTCGTCTTCGAGTTCGAGGTGCCCTCGCTGGACAGCAGCCCGGCGTTCACGCCCGACCTGTACGACCTCGTGGTCACGTGGGAGGCCAGCGTGACGAGCCCGACCGGCGGCGAGGACCGCCAGCCCCGCGCGGTGAGCGTCCGGGAGTCCATCCCCGAGACGCTGGACGTGGCGGTCATCGCCGACCCGCAGATCGGCGACCCGCGGGCGCTCCAGTCCGGCTTCACCGAGGCACAGGACGAGCAGTCGCCGGAGCCGTTCGTCCAGCGCGCGCGACGCGTCTTCGGTGACCGACCCGATAACCGGTGGGCCGCCACCCGCCGCGCCATCGCCGAGGTGAACGCGCTCGACCCGGATATCGTCCTGATGGCGGGTGACCTCTGTCTCGGCCAGGACGTGCCCGGGAAGTTCTACGCCGAGTTCGAGGACGCCTGGGACGTGATGAACCGGGTCCAGGCGCCGACGTTCATCACCTGCGGGAACCACGACGCCTACGTCCAGTCCGGCACCGACGGGAAGGCGCTCTACCGCGAGACGTTCGGGCCGCCATCCTACAGCGTCGCCATCGGTGACGTCGCGCAGGTCGTCGCCGTCGACACGTTCGACTGGTCGTACCTGGACCGGCTGGGCGCGAGCGCCGCGGTCTCGACGTACGGCGGGCAGGTCCGGGACGCACAGCTGGCGTGGCTCCGCGAGGAACTCGGCCGCGTCGCCGACACCGACCGCTCCGTGCTCGCGGTCGGCCACCACAACCCCTCCTGGGTGCCGGACCCGAAGAACCGGGCGTACGACGAGACGGACGGCGAGCCCGGCGCCGAGCAGTTCGCCCGCGGCGCCCGCATCGTCGACAGCGGGCAGCGCTGGACCGGGGAGAACGCCTTCGCGCTCCGGCGGCTCTTCGACGAGACCGGCGTGGACGCGTTCTTCTGCGGGCACTCCCACCAGGACCGCGTCGCGCGGTCGCTGGCGAACTGGAAGGATGCGCCCGAGGACGCGTACGTCGATGTCTACACGGCGGGCAATCCCGCCGACATCGTGGCCGCTCTGAACTCCCCCGACGCACCACCAGAACTGGGCTCACATTACGCGAGACAGACATACGAGAGCACGGGCGGAGAGACGACGGACCGCGTCGAGAACTATCCCAACCCCTCCGTCGAACGCGCCGCCCCCGGGACGGCCGACGCGGCGGACCTCATCGCCGACATCCACGACACCTCGAAGGGGACGCTGTACGTCAACGTCGCGTCCACGATGTCCTCGACGGGCGAGTACTGGGGCTACCGGCAGTTCGACTACGACACGACGGCCGGGGGGCTCGACCCCCAGCGGTTCCGGTACCCCGTCTCCCCGGGCTTCCTCGACGTGCGGGCCGTCAATCCGGGACGCTGGGACGCCTCGCAGGACGCGGTCGGGCTCTACTCCACGCCGTCGTACCTCCTGGGTGTGACCGACGAGGGCAGCGCGAACTCCCCGAACGGCCGGACCGTCACGGTCTCGAACGAGCAGACGGTGGCGCGGGAGGGCGCAGTGACCGTCTCGACGACGGCCGAGAACCCCACTGTCGAAGGCGGCACGGTCGTCTGGCGGCGCGATGCCGACCCGCAGACGGATATCAAGGTCGCGTTCACCGTCCCGCCCGGCGAGGAGACGAGCTTCACGGTCACCGGCGAGTCGCCGGGGCAGGGCGGCGGGCAGGGGCGATAG
- a CDS encoding ABC1 kinase family protein: MNLRAYRRFPVVVYQFLPLLLAYARDRRRFLLFGRARQVDAETRRRRARKLLDSLLTLGPTFIKLGQILSTRPDILPPEYIDEFEQLQDRVPPADWEAVRPVIEEDLGPVDEAFESFDTDPISGASLGQVYTATVPEPVAGSPDGRREVAVKVRRPGIESLVEADLRVITFSLPILMRFIDQARSFSMRTLADEFAKTIREEMDYERERGMLEEIRANFADEPAVRIPAVDAERSTGRVLTMEYVPGTKISDVEGLDERGLDRTALAETLQRAYLKMLVTDGTFHADPHPGNLAVQDDGTLVFYDFGMSGRVDAFVQDKIVDFYIAVADQDIDAILDTLIELGTLSPEADREVMADVMELAIADARGEDIEQYRVQQIVEQVEDTIYEFPLRLPPNLALVLRVATVVEGVCVTLDPDFDFIEVATDYLRQEGYVQASVREFLTERAEEVNDAARAAVRTPPKLEDALDRINRGDLEVEATVSDEEAVFDTLARRLVLGLLLTGTVLSTAILYAFATPVSAVAPGVAGGLVLFLLYRSFREPSGISAKPQFTRQEMRKRQDD; this comes from the coding sequence GTGAACCTCCGCGCGTACCGCCGGTTCCCCGTCGTCGTCTACCAGTTCCTGCCGCTCCTGCTGGCGTACGCCCGAGACCGGCGGCGGTTCCTCCTGTTCGGGCGAGCCCGGCAGGTCGACGCCGAGACGCGTCGCCGCCGGGCCCGGAAGCTGCTGGACTCGCTGCTGACGCTGGGCCCGACGTTCATCAAGCTCGGGCAGATCCTCTCGACCCGGCCGGACATCCTCCCGCCGGAGTACATCGACGAGTTCGAGCAACTGCAGGACCGTGTCCCGCCGGCCGACTGGGAGGCCGTTCGCCCGGTCATCGAGGAGGACCTGGGGCCCGTCGACGAGGCGTTCGAGTCGTTCGACACTGACCCCATCAGCGGGGCCTCGCTCGGACAGGTGTACACGGCGACGGTCCCGGAACCGGTCGCGGGGAGCCCCGACGGCCGCCGCGAGGTCGCGGTGAAGGTCCGGCGGCCGGGCATCGAGTCCCTGGTCGAGGCCGACCTCCGGGTCATCACGTTCTCGCTGCCCATCCTGATGCGGTTCATCGACCAGGCCCGCTCGTTCTCGATGCGGACGCTCGCCGACGAGTTCGCGAAGACCATCCGCGAGGAGATGGACTACGAACGCGAACGGGGGATGCTGGAGGAGATCCGCGCGAACTTCGCCGACGAGCCCGCGGTCCGCATCCCGGCGGTCGACGCCGAGCGCTCCACGGGCCGGGTGCTGACGATGGAGTACGTCCCCGGGACGAAGATCTCCGACGTGGAGGGACTGGACGAGCGCGGCCTCGACCGGACGGCGCTGGCGGAGACGCTCCAGCGCGCCTACCTGAAGATGCTCGTCACGGACGGCACCTTCCACGCCGACCCCCATCCCGGCAACCTCGCCGTGCAGGACGACGGGACGCTCGTGTTCTACGACTTCGGGATGTCCGGCCGGGTCGACGCCTTCGTCCAGGACAAGATCGTCGACTTCTACATCGCCGTCGCGGACCAGGACATCGACGCCATCCTCGATACGCTCATCGAGCTCGGGACGTTGTCGCCCGAGGCCGACCGCGAGGTGATGGCCGACGTGATGGAGCTGGCCATCGCCGACGCCCGCGGCGAGGACATCGAGCAGTACCGCGTCCAGCAGATCGTCGAGCAGGTCGAGGACACCATCTACGAGTTCCCGCTCCGGCTGCCGCCGAACCTGGCGCTCGTCCTGCGCGTGGCGACGGTCGTCGAGGGTGTCTGCGTGACGCTGGACCCGGACTTCGACTTCATCGAAGTCGCCACCGACTACCTCCGGCAGGAGGGGTACGTCCAGGCCAGCGTCCGGGAGTTCCTCACCGAGCGCGCCGAGGAGGTCAACGACGCCGCCCGCGCCGCGGTCCGAACCCCCCCGAAACTGGAGGACGCGCTCGACCGCATCAACCGCGGCGACCTCGAGGTCGAGGCGACCGTCTCGGACGAGGAGGCGGTCTTCGACACCCTCGCCCGACGGCTCGTGCTGGGACTGCTGCTGACGGGGACGGTGCTCTCGACGGCCATCCTCTACGCCTTCGCGACACCCGTCTCGGCGGTCGCGCCGGGGGTCGCCGGCGGACTCGTGCTGTTCCTCCTGTACCGCTCGTTCCGGGAGCCGAGCGGCATCAGCGCCAAGCCACAGTTCACCCGCCAGGAGATGCGCAAGCGCCAGGACGACTGA
- a CDS encoding aminotransferase class I/II-fold pyridoxal phosphate-dependent enzyme, translating to MQIEPFALERWFAAHEADNLMLAESGVRPLDPTRFDLVPEDFGYVIPTDGDPGLRAHIGERYDRDADEVLLTCGAQEANFVTFAALMGEHAVVVTPTYQSLHALPEAFGAVTRVELDAGADWRLDPEAVAEAIRPDTALVVLNNPNNPTGRVHRPDRVRAVYEHAADAGAYLLCDGVYRPFAGADEVPPPAASLGPYGVSTCSLSKAYGLAGLRFGWVAGPREVVEAAAQWKDYTTISPPAVSQRVAEQALEPETEAEILAESRDLAARNHELVREFVDRHGLAWTEPETGVNAFIEVPDGFFGGRSFCERVVEEAGVVLAPGEAFDQPDRFRLGFGDETAHLEEGLERLDELLERHA from the coding sequence ATGCAGATCGAGCCGTTCGCCCTGGAGCGGTGGTTCGCCGCCCACGAGGCGGACAACCTGATGCTCGCCGAGTCCGGCGTGCGGCCGCTGGACCCGACCCGCTTCGACCTCGTTCCCGAGGACTTCGGCTACGTCATCCCGACCGACGGGGACCCCGGACTCCGGGCCCATATCGGCGAGCGCTACGACCGCGACGCCGACGAGGTGCTGCTGACCTGTGGCGCGCAGGAGGCCAACTTCGTCACGTTCGCCGCGCTCATGGGCGAGCACGCCGTCGTCGTCACGCCCACGTACCAGTCGCTCCACGCGCTCCCGGAGGCGTTCGGCGCGGTGACCCGCGTCGAACTCGACGCGGGGGCGGACTGGCGGCTCGACCCCGAGGCCGTCGCCGAAGCCATCCGCCCGGACACGGCCCTCGTGGTACTCAACAACCCGAACAACCCAACCGGGCGGGTCCACCGGCCCGACCGTGTCCGCGCGGTGTACGAACACGCTGCGGACGCCGGCGCGTACCTCCTCTGTGACGGGGTGTACCGGCCGTTCGCCGGCGCCGACGAGGTCCCGCCGCCGGCCGCCAGCCTCGGCCCGTACGGCGTCTCCACCTGCAGCCTCTCGAAGGCCTACGGCCTCGCGGGCCTGCGCTTCGGCTGGGTCGCCGGGCCGCGCGAGGTGGTCGAGGCCGCCGCCCAGTGGAAGGACTACACCACCATCTCACCGCCCGCGGTCTCCCAGCGCGTCGCCGAGCAGGCGCTGGAACCGGAGACGGAGGCCGAGATCCTGGCCGAGAGCCGCGACCTGGCGGCCCGGAACCACGAACTCGTCCGCGAGTTCGTCGACCGGCACGGACTGGCGTGGACCGAGCCCGAGACCGGCGTGAACGCGTTCATCGAGGTGCCGGACGGGTTCTTCGGTGGCCGGTCGTTCTGCGAGCGGGTCGTCGAGGAGGCCGGCGTGGTGCTGGCGCCGGGCGAGGCGTTCGACCAGCCCGACCGCTTCCGGCTCGGCTTCGGCGACGAGACGGCGCATCTGGAGGAGGGCCTGGAGCGGCTGGACGAACTGCTCGAACGGCACGCCTGA
- the fen gene encoding flap endonuclease-1 → MGNADLRQLAVIEDVSFDDLEGSVVAVDAHNWLYRYLTTTVKFTSTSAYTTSTGEEVANLIGTVQGLPKFLEHDVTPVFVFDGGTTELKADEVAERREQREQYEDDLETAREEGADAATIATLESRTQRLTETIRQTTRELLELLDVPVIEAPAEGEAQAAYMARQGTVDYAGTEDYDSLLLGAPLTLRQLTSKGDPELMDFEATLAKHDLSWAQLVDAAILMGTDFNEGVSGIGPKTAVKLLNEHGDIWAVFEAEDCYVEHTDAIRGLFLDPDVTDDTDFDTDIDPDIAAAKAFVTEEWEVPADEVERGFERIEEAVTQTGLDRWT, encoded by the coding sequence ATGGGCAACGCGGACCTTCGGCAACTGGCGGTCATCGAGGACGTGTCGTTCGACGACCTCGAGGGGAGTGTCGTCGCCGTCGACGCGCACAACTGGCTCTACCGCTACCTGACGACGACGGTCAAGTTCACCAGCACGAGCGCGTACACCACCTCGACGGGTGAGGAGGTGGCGAACCTCATCGGGACCGTCCAGGGGTTGCCGAAGTTCCTCGAACACGACGTGACGCCGGTCTTCGTCTTCGACGGCGGGACGACCGAGTTGAAGGCCGACGAGGTGGCCGAGCGCCGCGAGCAGCGCGAGCAGTACGAGGACGACCTCGAGACCGCCCGCGAGGAGGGGGCCGACGCCGCGACCATCGCCACCCTCGAATCGCGCACCCAGCGCCTGACCGAGACCATCCGACAGACCACCCGCGAGCTGCTCGAACTGCTGGACGTGCCGGTCATCGAGGCGCCCGCCGAGGGCGAGGCACAGGCGGCGTACATGGCCCGGCAGGGGACCGTCGACTACGCCGGCACGGAGGACTACGACTCGCTCCTGCTGGGCGCACCGCTCACGCTGCGCCAGCTCACGAGCAAGGGCGACCCGGAGCTGATGGACTTCGAGGCCACCCTCGCGAAGCACGACCTCTCCTGGGCGCAGCTCGTCGACGCGGCCATCCTGATGGGGACGGACTTCAACGAGGGCGTCTCCGGTATCGGCCCGAAGACGGCGGTCAAACTGCTCAACGAGCACGGCGACATCTGGGCCGTCTTCGAGGCCGAGGACTGCTACGTCGAGCACACGGACGCCATCCGGGGGCTGTTCCTCGACCCCGACGTGACCGACGACACCGACTTCGACACCGACATCGACCCGGACATCGCGGCCGCGAAGGCGTTCGTCACCGAGGAGTGGGAGGTGCCCGCCGACGAGGTCGAGCGCGGGTTCGAGCGCATCGAGGAGGCCGTCACGCAGACCGGACTGGACCGCTGGACCTGA
- a CDS encoding BolA/IbaG family iron-sulfur metabolism protein, whose protein sequence is MDPADVEDLIRDALPEARVRVRRARGQHDDDHLAALVVSSAFEDELLVNQHQMVYDALDGHMTTDIHALELQTYTPAEFEDADAEFESE, encoded by the coding sequence ATGGACCCAGCCGACGTCGAGGACCTCATCCGGGACGCGCTCCCCGAGGCCCGCGTGCGCGTCCGCCGCGCCCGCGGCCAGCACGACGACGACCACCTCGCAGCGCTCGTCGTCTCATCGGCGTTCGAGGACGAACTGCTCGTGAACCAGCACCAGATGGTGTACGACGCGCTCGATGGCCACATGACGACCGACATCCACGCGCTGGAACTCCAGACCTACACGCCCGCGGAGTTCGAGGACGCGGACGCGGAGTTCGAGTCAGAATAA
- a CDS encoding class II fumarate hydratase: MSDDEDYRTERDSLGEMQVPADAYWGAQTQRALQNFPISGISFGRRFVRALGIVKKSAARANLDLELIPEEKGEAIVQAADEVIAGEHDEHFPVDVFQTGSGTSSNMNANEVIANRATEIVGGEIGTREVHPNDHVNYGQSSNDVIPTAMHVASLEAVERDLIPALETLREELAAKEEEFADVVKTGRTHLQDATPVTLGQEFGGYRAQVEKGISRAGSTRDHLGELALGGTATGTGLNTHPEFPARAAEYISEETGLEFREADNHFEAQAAHDAMGEAHGQLRTIAGSLNKIANDLRLLASGPRNGLNEIDQPENQPGSSIMPGKINPVVAESVNQVHKQVVGNDAAVAAGAAEGQIDLNLYKPVCAHNFLQSAKLLSNTAEVFGEKFVHKLEADEEYCADRVEQSMALATALNPAIGYDKASKVAKRALAEDKTVREVVLEEGYLSEAEADEVLDPMKMTERGILGDD; this comes from the coding sequence ATGAGCGACGACGAGGACTACCGGACCGAACGCGACAGTCTCGGCGAGATGCAGGTGCCCGCGGACGCCTACTGGGGCGCACAGACCCAGCGCGCGCTCCAGAACTTCCCCATCTCGGGCATCAGCTTCGGACGCCGGTTCGTCCGCGCGCTCGGTATCGTCAAGAAGTCCGCCGCACGCGCGAACCTCGACCTCGAGTTGATCCCCGAGGAGAAGGGCGAGGCCATCGTGCAGGCCGCCGACGAGGTCATCGCCGGCGAGCACGACGAGCACTTCCCGGTCGACGTGTTCCAGACCGGGAGCGGCACCTCCTCGAACATGAACGCCAACGAGGTCATCGCCAACCGCGCCACCGAAATCGTCGGCGGGGAGATCGGGACGCGAGAGGTCCACCCCAACGACCACGTCAACTACGGCCAGTCCAGCAACGACGTCATCCCGACGGCGATGCACGTCGCCTCCCTCGAGGCGGTCGAGCGCGACCTCATCCCGGCGCTGGAGACGCTGCGCGAGGAACTCGCCGCGAAGGAGGAGGAGTTCGCGGACGTCGTCAAGACGGGCCGCACCCACCTGCAGGACGCGACCCCGGTCACGCTGGGCCAGGAGTTCGGCGGCTACCGCGCGCAGGTCGAGAAGGGGATCAGCCGCGCCGGCTCCACCCGTGACCACCTCGGCGAACTCGCGCTCGGCGGGACCGCCACGGGGACCGGCCTGAACACCCACCCCGAGTTCCCGGCTCGCGCCGCCGAGTACATCAGCGAGGAGACCGGCCTCGAGTTCCGCGAGGCCGACAACCACTTCGAGGCCCAGGCCGCCCACGACGCGATGGGCGAGGCGCACGGGCAACTGCGGACCATCGCCGGGAGCCTGAACAAGATCGCCAACGACCTCCGTCTCCTCGCGTCGGGCCCGCGTAACGGCCTCAACGAGATCGACCAGCCGGAGAACCAGCCCGGCTCCTCCATCATGCCCGGGAAGATCAACCCGGTCGTCGCCGAGTCGGTCAACCAGGTCCACAAGCAGGTCGTCGGCAACGACGCCGCCGTCGCCGCGGGCGCCGCGGAGGGCCAGATCGACCTCAACCTCTACAAGCCGGTCTGTGCCCACAACTTCCTCCAGTCGGCGAAGCTCCTCTCGAACACGGCCGAGGTGTTCGGCGAGAAGTTCGTCCACAAGCTGGAGGCCGACGAGGAGTACTGTGCCGACCGCGTCGAGCAGTCGATGGCGCTCGCCACGGCGCTCAACCCGGCCATCGGCTACGACAAGGCCAGCAAGGTCGCAAAGCGCGCCCTCGCCGAGGACAAGACCGTCCGCGAGGTCGTCCTCGAGGAGGGCTACCTCTCCGAGGCGGAGGCCGACGAGGTGCTCGACCCCATGAAGATGACCGAGCGCGGCATCCTCGGCGACGACTGA
- a CDS encoding Na+/H+ antiporter, which yields MAAALPPAPVVTASEFLVLVQESGGAIIEETLIQLLPVFIIAAGVGIFVAKVGRFPYTIALLLTGLVLSVLATTTGQFGRLIDIRLSDELIFLVLLPPLLFEGAATTDLERLRRNIVPVLTLAVLGLAIAVVLLGVVGTYVFGAVAPGFTLLLALLFASMALPTDPVSVLALFEELGAPERLSVLVEGESLVNDGVGVVLFSTFLVLVEEGAPTSRLFDPAEIARIVLDVAVVSLGGLLVGLLTGYAVYSVMRELDEHMTEIVLTFVLAYGSFVLAEHYLHVSGVIATVVAGLFIGNRGADYAMSPQTKVSIFNSLETAAFLVNTFIFIMIGVTTPVDTLAAHGRLILLAIPLVLLVRAAIVYPLTALTNQFVEPTVSTAYQHVLVWGGLHGSIPIALVLGLPRTLASGAPFPLREELRAMVFGVAAFSLVVQGLTMSNLLDRLGVVTRSEATELYELLLGRARAVDEALEAAERLHAAGEIPDAVYEDFTAEYEREKADLNRTISALLSEQPDLAREQLLAGERQVLQHEKSAIMDAMRRGVVSDDVGERLLEETDLKLDRVRDGESTVAGSEEGYTEFWRQRAAEYGLESELEAEAAEEAALKGGPDGEDAETDPGDEA from the coding sequence ATGGCAGCCGCGCTTCCGCCGGCGCCGGTCGTCACCGCCTCCGAGTTCCTCGTTCTCGTCCAGGAGAGCGGTGGCGCCATCATCGAGGAGACGCTCATCCAGCTCCTGCCCGTCTTCATCATCGCCGCCGGGGTCGGTATCTTCGTCGCCAAGGTCGGCCGGTTCCCCTACACTATCGCCCTCCTGCTGACCGGCCTCGTGCTGTCGGTCCTCGCCACGACGACCGGCCAGTTCGGCCGGCTCATCGACATCCGGCTCTCGGACGAGCTCATCTTCCTCGTCCTGCTCCCGCCGCTGCTGTTCGAGGGCGCCGCGACGACCGACCTCGAACGCCTCCGGCGCAACATCGTCCCGGTCCTGACGCTCGCGGTCCTCGGCCTCGCCATCGCCGTCGTCCTGCTGGGGGTCGTCGGGACCTACGTCTTCGGCGCGGTCGCGCCCGGGTTCACGCTGCTGCTCGCGCTGCTGTTCGCCTCGATGGCCCTCCCGACCGACCCGGTGAGCGTGCTGGCCCTGTTCGAGGAACTGGGTGCGCCCGAGCGCCTGAGCGTCCTCGTCGAGGGGGAGAGCCTCGTCAACGACGGCGTCGGCGTCGTCCTGTTCTCGACGTTCCTCGTCCTCGTCGAGGAGGGGGCGCCGACGAGTCGGCTGTTCGACCCGGCCGAGATCGCCCGCATCGTGCTCGACGTCGCCGTCGTCTCGCTGGGTGGGCTGCTGGTGGGACTCCTGACGGGCTACGCCGTCTACAGCGTGATGCGCGAACTCGACGAGCACATGACCGAGATCGTCCTCACGTTCGTGCTCGCGTACGGGTCGTTCGTCCTGGCCGAGCACTACCTCCACGTCTCGGGCGTCATCGCCACGGTCGTTGCCGGCCTGTTCATCGGCAACCGCGGCGCCGACTACGCGATGAGCCCGCAGACGAAGGTCAGCATCTTCAACTCGCTGGAGACAGCCGCCTTCCTCGTCAACACGTTCATCTTCATCATGATCGGCGTGACGACGCCGGTCGATACGCTGGCCGCCCACGGCCGGCTCATCCTGCTCGCCATCCCGCTCGTCCTCCTCGTCCGCGCGGCCATCGTCTACCCGCTCACGGCGCTCACCAACCAGTTCGTCGAGCCGACGGTCTCGACCGCGTACCAGCACGTCCTCGTCTGGGGTGGCCTCCACGGCTCCATCCCCATCGCGCTGGTCCTGGGCCTGCCGCGCACGCTGGCGTCGGGCGCGCCGTTCCCGCTCCGCGAGGAACTCCGCGCGATGGTGTTCGGCGTCGCGGCGTTCTCGCTGGTCGTCCAGGGCCTGACGATGTCGAACCTGCTCGACCGGCTCGGCGTCGTCACCCGCTCGGAGGCGACGGAGCTGTACGAACTCCTCCTCGGGCGCGCCCGAGCGGTGGACGAGGCGCTGGAGGCCGCCGAGCGACTCCACGCCGCCGGCGAGATCCCCGACGCGGTGTACGAGGACTTCACCGCCGAGTACGAGCGCGAGAAGGCGGACCTGAACCGTACCATCTCGGCGCTCCTGAGCGAGCAGCCGGACCTCGCACGGGAACAGCTGCTCGCGGGCGAGCGGCAGGTGCTCCAGCACGAGAAGTCCGCCATCATGGACGCCATGCGCAGGGGCGTCGTCAGCGACGACGTCGGCGAGCGGTTGCTGGAGGAGACCGACCTGAAACTCGACCGCGTCCGCGACGGGGAGAGCACTGTCGCCGGCTCCGAGGAGGGGTACACGGAGTTCTGGCGCCAGCGCGCGGCGGAGTACGGCCTCGAGTCCGAACTGGAGGCCGAGGCGGCCGAGGAGGCGGCCCTCAAGGGAGGCCCCGACGGCGAGGACGCCGAGACCGACCCTGGGGACGAGGCGTGA